The Caulifigura coniformis genome includes a region encoding these proteins:
- the scpB gene encoding SMC-Scp complex subunit ScpB, translated as MEDGSSSHRPFSVVLHQPDVEETAPLEMPPDDGWSVDDLEAEYLKAVEAAEQAELLSEIAIDAVSDEVSLEPVAEEQPVEPEVPVEAPSEPALDVDTAQVLEALLFVGGAALSPRRLADVVNTSVDEVEARIDELNRRYRGERRPYFIELEDGHYRLAIESEFEAVRSRVHGQGPRDVRLAPDALEVLALVAYQQPLSKEELVASGKPEADSIVRQLIRRDLVTISRGEDGKSILYSTSPRFLELFGLRSLNDLPRAEDLRFK; from the coding sequence ATGGAAGACGGATCATCCAGTCATCGCCCGTTCTCCGTCGTGCTGCATCAGCCCGACGTCGAGGAGACCGCGCCGCTGGAGATGCCGCCGGATGACGGCTGGTCGGTCGACGATCTCGAGGCCGAGTATCTCAAGGCAGTCGAAGCGGCGGAACAGGCCGAGCTGCTGTCCGAAATTGCCATCGACGCGGTCTCGGACGAAGTGTCGCTCGAGCCGGTTGCCGAGGAACAGCCGGTCGAACCCGAGGTACCGGTGGAGGCGCCGTCCGAGCCGGCCTTGGATGTCGACACGGCCCAGGTTCTTGAAGCACTGCTGTTCGTGGGAGGCGCGGCGCTCAGTCCGCGTCGGCTGGCGGATGTCGTGAATACGTCCGTCGACGAAGTGGAAGCCCGGATCGACGAGCTGAACCGGCGTTACCGGGGGGAGCGTCGACCGTATTTCATTGAACTCGAAGACGGGCATTATCGCCTCGCGATCGAAAGCGAATTTGAAGCCGTGCGGAGCCGCGTCCATGGGCAAGGGCCGCGGGACGTCCGGCTTGCGCCGGATGCGCTGGAGGTGCTGGCTCTGGTGGCTTACCAGCAGCCGCTTTCCAAAGAGGAGCTTGTCGCCAGCGGCAAGCCGGAGGCCGATTCGATTGTCCGCCAGCTGATCCGGCGGGACCTGGTGACCATCAGTCGCGGAGAGGACGGGAAGTCGATTCTCTATTCGACGAGCCCGCGGTTCCTCGAACTCTTCGGGCTGCGGTCGCTGAACGATCTGCCGCGGGCAGAAGACCTGCGGTTCAAGTAG
- a CDS encoding peptidoglycan D,D-transpeptidase FtsI family protein, which translates to MSHRPALHWKLQAPVRGNAPASRIRLLALGFGVMLVVVVGRVAHLQGVVADRFVVQWDETSTVLEPIPASHGRIVSSDGVVLAFDRTRFDLSVHYRWLEEPPSARWLSQQARQRLAPRDRRDREKLKQAEVEVLAAREQLWSALAHLTSTSPETLQARRGEIQQRVARMVQSVENRRQAASGDEVAASEPSASEPLSVDRVWKTIVAELTTPPQREKQDPLVLREELQVHPILSDLPLATAAAIESAPTTFPPGVVTIQRRHERIYPGKDLASHVIGVRRSYRPGEHALAKGGEGGVEQAYDAVLRGQDGVRRVVYNRRRDVIDSAVVRPPVEGRDVTLSIVANVQRTAESILEAALASPRKAEAAPSDSSAGEPSATLPRGGTIVAVDVATGDLVAAACAPRFDLNLFNEFDAERWNALVSDPRRPFYPRITAMTAPPGSVFKVLTAVAALEEEIIQPESQIHCRGYLNRPDQLRCMIFRNHGLNHGDVNVSDALCQSCNVFFFEAARKMGDAPLRRWSERFGFGAPTGADLPGEQGGRLPKEPTGGRRTRDTGSTLQLAIGQSSLLVSPLQVARMMAAIANGGILVSPRFAHVAPLEKAASGIQLASFESFETPPASSKLDLSPRTIAVVRESLERVVEDPLGTGRAAAVAGVRVAGKTGTAETGGGQPDHAWFAGYAPADRPRIAFVVMLEHAGSGGNTAGPVARQFVEGLVANGLIRAEDRTRD; encoded by the coding sequence ATGTCCCACCGCCCTGCTCTTCACTGGAAACTCCAGGCGCCCGTGAGGGGCAACGCGCCCGCGTCACGGATCCGGCTGCTCGCGCTGGGCTTCGGCGTGATGCTCGTTGTTGTTGTCGGCCGCGTGGCGCATCTGCAGGGAGTTGTGGCGGATCGCTTCGTGGTTCAGTGGGATGAAACGTCGACGGTGCTCGAGCCAATCCCCGCGAGCCACGGACGCATCGTGTCGTCCGATGGCGTCGTGCTGGCGTTCGATCGGACACGGTTCGATCTGTCGGTCCACTATCGGTGGCTGGAAGAGCCGCCGAGTGCGCGCTGGCTCAGCCAGCAGGCGCGTCAACGCCTCGCGCCGCGCGATCGCCGCGACCGCGAAAAGCTGAAACAGGCCGAGGTAGAAGTGCTCGCGGCCCGCGAACAACTCTGGAGTGCGCTGGCCCACCTGACGTCGACAAGCCCTGAGACTCTCCAGGCACGACGTGGTGAGATTCAGCAGCGCGTCGCGCGAATGGTTCAAAGCGTCGAGAACCGCCGCCAGGCGGCCTCCGGCGACGAAGTGGCGGCGAGCGAGCCCTCTGCCAGCGAGCCGCTCTCGGTCGACCGGGTCTGGAAGACGATCGTCGCCGAACTGACGACTCCGCCGCAGCGAGAAAAGCAGGATCCGCTGGTCCTGAGAGAAGAACTCCAGGTTCATCCGATCCTGAGCGACCTTCCTCTCGCGACCGCAGCCGCCATTGAATCGGCTCCGACGACCTTTCCGCCGGGCGTGGTGACGATCCAGCGACGTCACGAGCGGATCTATCCCGGGAAGGACCTGGCGTCGCACGTCATCGGTGTCCGCCGCTCGTACCGCCCGGGTGAGCATGCTCTGGCCAAGGGAGGCGAAGGAGGTGTCGAGCAGGCCTACGACGCGGTGCTGCGCGGCCAGGATGGAGTGCGCCGGGTGGTCTATAACCGCCGCCGCGATGTGATCGATTCGGCGGTTGTCCGGCCGCCGGTTGAGGGGCGTGACGTCACCCTCTCGATCGTGGCGAACGTCCAGCGCACCGCAGAGTCGATTCTCGAGGCGGCACTCGCGTCGCCGCGCAAAGCAGAGGCTGCGCCGTCCGATTCCTCGGCCGGCGAGCCCTCAGCGACTCTTCCGCGAGGGGGAACGATCGTCGCTGTGGACGTGGCGACAGGCGACCTCGTGGCCGCGGCCTGCGCACCCCGGTTTGACCTGAACCTGTTCAATGAGTTCGACGCGGAGCGCTGGAATGCGCTGGTCAGCGATCCGCGCCGGCCGTTCTATCCGCGCATTACGGCGATGACCGCTCCCCCCGGCTCGGTCTTCAAAGTGTTGACGGCCGTCGCGGCGCTGGAGGAAGAGATCATTCAGCCGGAGTCGCAGATTCACTGTCGGGGTTATCTGAATCGCCCGGACCAGCTCCGCTGCATGATTTTCCGTAATCACGGTCTGAACCACGGCGACGTCAACGTCTCCGACGCACTCTGCCAGTCGTGCAACGTGTTCTTTTTTGAAGCCGCGCGGAAGATGGGGGATGCGCCGCTGCGGCGATGGAGTGAGCGATTCGGGTTTGGCGCCCCAACGGGGGCCGACCTGCCGGGAGAACAGGGCGGCCGGTTGCCGAAGGAACCGACAGGCGGACGCCGGACGCGTGACACGGGCTCGACGCTCCAGCTGGCCATCGGCCAGTCGTCACTGCTCGTCTCGCCGCTGCAGGTTGCGCGGATGATGGCGGCGATCGCCAATGGCGGCATCCTGGTTTCGCCCCGGTTTGCGCACGTGGCCCCGCTGGAGAAGGCTGCCAGCGGCATTCAACTCGCGAGTTTCGAGTCCTTCGAAACGCCGCCGGCGTCTTCGAAGCTCGACCTCTCGCCGCGGACGATCGCAGTGGTGCGGGAGTCGCTGGAACGGGTCGTTGAAGATCCGCTGGGGACGGGCCGGGCTGCGGCGGTGGCGGGCGTGCGAGTCGCGGGGAAGACTGGGACTGCGGAAACCGGGGGCGGGCAGCCCGATCATGCGTGGTTTGCGGGGTACGCTCCGGCGGATCGGCCGCGGATTGCGTTCGTGGTGATGCTGGAGCACGCGGGCTCGGGCGGGAACACCGCGGGGCCGGTCGCCCGGCAGTTTGTGGAAGGGCTTGTCGCCAACGGACTGATCCGGGCGGAGGACCGAACGCGCGATTGA
- a CDS encoding glutathione peroxidase, with translation MPGVLSHTMKSLEGQDVDLAKYEGKVVLIVNVASECGLTGQYKPLQRLHDKYKDQGFVVLGFPCNQFGSQEPGTAEEIKAFCTQNYGVTFDMFAKVDVNGENAAPLYKQLTATPTKPAGPGKISWNFEKFLVGRDGQVIARFSPKTEPSAEAVVSAIEAELAKK, from the coding sequence ATGCCCGGCGTCCTCAGCCACACCATGAAGTCGCTGGAAGGACAGGACGTCGACCTCGCGAAGTACGAGGGCAAGGTCGTCCTGATCGTGAACGTTGCCAGCGAATGCGGGCTGACCGGCCAGTACAAGCCGCTCCAGCGCCTGCACGATAAGTACAAGGACCAGGGCTTCGTCGTCCTCGGCTTCCCGTGCAACCAGTTCGGAAGCCAGGAGCCAGGCACCGCCGAAGAGATCAAGGCCTTCTGCACTCAGAACTACGGCGTCACCTTCGACATGTTCGCCAAGGTCGATGTGAACGGCGAAAATGCCGCGCCCCTCTACAAGCAGCTCACGGCGACCCCCACCAAGCCGGCGGGTCCCGGAAAGATCAGCTGGAACTTCGAGAAGTTCCTGGTTGGTCGCGACGGCCAGGTCATCGCCCGGTTCTCGCCGAAGACGGAACCCAGCGCCGAAGCCGTCGTCAGCGCCATCGAGGCCGAACTGGCGAAGAAGTAA
- a CDS encoding DUF7133 domain-containing protein, which produces MRIAVAAAALSMIAGLGFADDQPSGRNRFKEGLAGSEDVEQFIRSFQGKGAIGDDSSPTPAPEAVKQFQLADGLAMDLVAAEPNVAQPLYLSFDERGRMWVVQYLQYPFPAGLKVVRYDQYLRAVFDKVPDPPPHGTPGADKITVFEDTNGDGEFDSQKDVITGLNIATAALSGRGGIWVLNAPYLLFYPDANRDDVPDGDPEVHLSGFGLEDTHSVANSLAWGPDGWLYGANGSTTTGRISSAVSKNVAFQGQCMWRYHPVTKIFEVFAEGGGNTFSLEFDAKGRLFSGTNGGGTRGMFYAQGSYGVKNWAKHGPLTNPYAFGYFQHMRHEGDDVRFPQTFCINDANSLPETYRGRIISANALHNRVWASDLMPDGSTYATKDLPVPVTTPDKWFRPVDIKVGPDGGVYIADWYDTRLTHVDPRDNWHKTSGRIYRLRGLKKPSGSFDISRASDDELIALLKHPDKWQRFTAVRLLGERAGDPAHSKLITLAGKNEPGALEAVWALHWRGWFDEALARTLLDHPDEHVRRWTVRLVGDRRRAEAATVERLARLAREESYIQVRSQLASTAKRLKADAAAAIVQGLVTHDEDATDSQVPLLIWWAIEAHCGQDREAMLAILKDAGIWNRPIIGETVLARMTQRFALEALLAGDDPARRTACYDACLSLFQSAPSPAHRQKLAEGFLEAFAGRDLSDVPKELASILAANSAGGAGSELLVGIKLGDEKAIAEALNVVASEKSAIASRLALIEAFGATPRPRAAAVLVRLLASPSVPIKRASLQALMAYDDVSIGKDVCNRWHSSIPDELDLRSVALRLLASRAPWSKALVQEVAQSRMKSTEIPLDLIQQMRLHQDPDLDRELDRFWGKTRATSEEKKLQIDRLTRLIKSGTAQSPAGDAGKGRALFQKNCATCHTLFGEGGQTGPNLTGYDREKLDFLAVAIVDPSAAIREEFTQFGIAMKDGRVLTGLIDQETPTTVTIRGANNQTTLLNRDDVEEKQAMRTSLMPDGLLEKLTDEEVRDLFAFVMSKTPVK; this is translated from the coding sequence ATGCGAATCGCTGTTGCTGCCGCTGCGCTGTCAATGATCGCCGGGCTCGGTTTTGCGGACGATCAGCCGTCCGGCCGGAACCGGTTCAAGGAGGGCCTGGCCGGATCGGAGGACGTTGAGCAGTTCATTCGCTCCTTTCAGGGAAAGGGAGCGATTGGCGACGACTCCTCTCCGACGCCCGCCCCCGAAGCGGTCAAGCAGTTTCAGCTGGCGGACGGTCTGGCGATGGACCTCGTGGCAGCCGAGCCGAACGTCGCCCAGCCACTCTATCTCAGCTTCGATGAGCGGGGCCGCATGTGGGTCGTGCAGTACCTGCAGTACCCGTTTCCGGCCGGTCTGAAGGTCGTGCGCTACGACCAGTACCTCCGCGCCGTCTTCGACAAGGTGCCCGATCCGCCGCCGCACGGAACTCCCGGCGCCGACAAGATCACCGTCTTCGAAGATACCAACGGCGATGGCGAGTTCGACTCGCAGAAGGATGTCATCACCGGCCTGAACATCGCGACGGCCGCGCTCTCCGGCAGGGGAGGGATCTGGGTGCTGAACGCCCCCTACCTGCTGTTCTATCCCGACGCGAATCGCGACGACGTTCCTGACGGAGATCCCGAGGTCCACCTCTCCGGCTTCGGACTGGAAGACACCCATTCCGTGGCGAACAGCCTCGCCTGGGGACCCGACGGCTGGCTGTACGGCGCGAACGGCAGCACCACGACCGGACGCATCTCTTCGGCCGTCTCGAAGAACGTGGCGTTTCAGGGGCAGTGCATGTGGCGCTACCACCCAGTCACGAAGATCTTCGAGGTCTTCGCCGAAGGGGGTGGCAACACGTTCTCCCTCGAGTTTGATGCCAAAGGACGCCTGTTCTCGGGCACGAACGGCGGTGGAACGCGAGGCATGTTCTACGCCCAGGGAAGCTACGGCGTCAAAAACTGGGCCAAGCATGGTCCGCTCACGAATCCTTACGCCTTCGGCTACTTCCAGCACATGCGGCACGAAGGGGACGACGTCCGCTTCCCGCAGACATTCTGCATCAACGATGCAAACTCCCTCCCCGAGACCTATCGCGGACGCATCATCTCGGCCAACGCGCTTCACAACCGCGTCTGGGCCAGCGACCTCATGCCCGACGGCTCGACCTACGCCACGAAAGATCTCCCCGTCCCGGTCACCACGCCCGACAAGTGGTTCCGTCCCGTTGATATCAAGGTCGGGCCCGATGGCGGGGTCTACATCGCAGACTGGTACGACACCCGGTTGACGCACGTCGATCCCCGCGACAACTGGCACAAGACCAGCGGTCGCATCTATCGCCTGCGCGGGTTGAAGAAACCGTCCGGGTCGTTCGACATTTCCAGGGCCTCCGACGACGAATTGATCGCCCTGCTGAAGCATCCGGATAAGTGGCAGCGATTCACGGCCGTGCGGCTTCTCGGCGAGCGCGCCGGCGATCCCGCTCATTCGAAGCTGATCACTCTGGCAGGAAAAAACGAACCCGGAGCCCTCGAGGCCGTCTGGGCATTGCACTGGCGGGGCTGGTTCGACGAGGCCCTCGCCCGCACTCTGCTCGACCATCCCGATGAACACGTCCGCCGCTGGACCGTCCGACTCGTCGGCGACCGGCGTCGTGCCGAAGCCGCCACCGTCGAACGACTCGCTCGTCTGGCCCGCGAAGAATCTTACATTCAGGTTCGCTCTCAGCTCGCTTCCACGGCCAAGCGGCTCAAAGCTGATGCCGCGGCCGCGATCGTTCAGGGTCTGGTCACGCACGACGAAGATGCAACCGACTCGCAGGTTCCGCTGCTGATCTGGTGGGCCATCGAGGCCCACTGCGGCCAGGATCGCGAGGCCATGCTGGCCATCCTCAAGGACGCCGGCATCTGGAATCGACCAATCATCGGTGAAACGGTCCTTGCCCGGATGACGCAGCGCTTCGCTCTCGAAGCACTGCTCGCGGGCGATGATCCTGCACGGCGGACCGCGTGTTACGACGCCTGCCTCAGCCTGTTCCAATCGGCCCCGTCACCCGCCCATCGGCAGAAGCTGGCGGAGGGATTCCTCGAAGCCTTTGCGGGCCGCGACCTGTCAGACGTCCCGAAAGAACTGGCCAGCATCCTCGCTGCGAACTCCGCAGGCGGCGCAGGCTCTGAACTGCTCGTCGGCATCAAGCTCGGAGACGAGAAAGCGATCGCCGAAGCCCTGAACGTCGTGGCCAGTGAGAAGTCAGCCATCGCATCCCGGCTCGCCCTCATCGAGGCATTCGGAGCGACGCCACGCCCCAGGGCGGCCGCGGTGCTGGTCCGTCTCCTCGCTTCTCCTTCCGTTCCGATCAAGCGGGCATCGCTTCAGGCACTCATGGCCTACGACGACGTGTCGATTGGCAAGGATGTCTGCAATCGGTGGCATAGTTCGATCCCGGATGAGCTCGACCTGCGCAGCGTCGCCCTCAGGCTCCTCGCGAGTCGGGCTCCCTGGTCAAAGGCCCTCGTGCAGGAAGTCGCCCAGTCCCGCATGAAATCGACTGAGATCCCCCTCGATCTCATCCAGCAGATGCGGCTCCATCAGGACCCCGACCTCGACAGAGAGCTCGACCGGTTCTGGGGGAAAACGCGCGCCACCTCCGAAGAGAAGAAGCTCCAGATCGATCGGCTCACCCGGCTGATCAAGTCAGGAACGGCGCAGTCGCCGGCCGGAGACGCGGGCAAGGGACGCGCCCTCTTTCAGAAGAATTGCGCCACCTGCCACACGCTGTTCGGGGAAGGGGGTCAGACAGGCCCCAACCTCACCGGCTACGACCGCGAGAAGCTCGATTTCCTCGCCGTGGCGATCGTCGACCCTTCCGCCGCGATCCGTGAGGAGTTCACGCAGTTTGGCATCGCGATGAAGGACGGCCGGGTCCTCACTGGTCTGATCGACCAGGAAACGCCGACGACCGTCACGATCCGGGGCGCCAACAACCAGACGACGCTCCTCAATCGCGACGACGTCGAGGAAAAGCAGGCCATGCGGACGTCACTCATGCCGGACGGCCTGCTCGAAAAACTGACCGACGAAGAGGTTCGCGACCTGTTCGCCTTCGTGATGAGCAAAACCCCCGTGAAATAA
- the hemG gene encoding protoporphyrinogen oxidase, with protein sequence MPSSPADHPFRVAIVGAGFSGLSAAIRMIDLAAEAGRGLNLQVFEGFTAVGGLVATQRLGEYLVERGADSFITNKPGGVAMCRRLGLQDRLVSTDPRFRQSFILRHGRPTPTPAGFQLIAPTRIGPFLKSPLLSWRGKKRVLAETSIPQRMDDGEESVASFVRRRFGDESFERIVQPLVGGIYTGDLERLSLRATFPRFEQMEQQCGSVLKALRRQRTADTSGARYGLFVSLPGGMTELLEAMRGEVARSQKFVFGDRVERLRRGEAGQWEVTAGRQTHVFDAVVLALPAHGSAKLLDAVDATLAGHLNAIEYSSSAIVLSGHRLADVRHPLDGAGLVIPHVEQRRILAVSFASRKFSGRAPEGRVILRTFLGGALQSDALAADDDALKRVVLEELRSILGVEGRPDFCEVARYPSGIPQFVIGHRARVERIEAKTGELRGLSLAGNAYHGVGIPDAIQSGLSAAEKAWADVAGRVAGDRGSSVGGDTIATPPARGDDLAERTQQSAGLTL encoded by the coding sequence ATGCCTTCCTCACCGGCCGATCACCCGTTCCGCGTCGCCATCGTCGGGGCCGGGTTCAGCGGCCTGTCCGCGGCGATTCGGATGATTGACCTGGCGGCGGAAGCGGGGAGAGGCCTGAATCTGCAGGTTTTTGAGGGCTTCACGGCGGTCGGCGGGCTGGTGGCGACGCAGCGGCTTGGCGAGTACCTCGTCGAGCGGGGAGCGGATTCGTTCATTACGAACAAGCCGGGGGGCGTGGCGATGTGCCGCCGGCTGGGCCTGCAGGATCGGCTTGTGTCGACAGACCCGAGGTTCCGGCAGTCCTTCATTCTTCGTCACGGGCGGCCGACGCCGACTCCGGCGGGCTTTCAGCTGATTGCCCCGACACGGATCGGACCGTTCCTGAAGTCGCCCCTGCTCTCCTGGCGGGGGAAGAAACGGGTGCTGGCGGAGACGTCGATTCCACAGCGGATGGACGACGGCGAGGAATCGGTCGCCAGTTTTGTCCGGCGACGCTTCGGGGACGAGTCGTTCGAGCGAATCGTGCAACCGCTGGTCGGCGGGATTTACACGGGGGACCTCGAACGTCTGAGCCTGCGGGCGACCTTCCCGCGCTTCGAGCAGATGGAACAGCAGTGCGGGAGCGTGCTGAAGGCTCTGCGCCGGCAGCGGACCGCCGATACCAGCGGTGCCCGGTATGGGTTGTTCGTGTCGCTTCCGGGGGGGATGACGGAACTGCTCGAGGCGATGAGGGGCGAGGTCGCCCGGAGCCAGAAGTTCGTTTTCGGCGACCGCGTGGAGCGGCTTCGGCGCGGGGAGGCTGGCCAGTGGGAGGTGACGGCGGGGAGGCAGACCCACGTCTTTGATGCGGTGGTGCTGGCCTTGCCGGCGCATGGCTCGGCGAAGCTGCTTGACGCGGTGGACGCGACGCTGGCCGGGCATCTCAATGCGATTGAGTACTCTTCTTCGGCGATCGTTCTGAGCGGGCACCGTCTGGCGGACGTTCGCCACCCCCTGGACGGCGCGGGCCTCGTCATTCCCCATGTCGAGCAGCGTCGCATTCTCGCCGTCTCGTTTGCGAGCCGGAAGTTTTCGGGGCGTGCGCCGGAGGGGCGCGTGATCCTGCGCACGTTCCTTGGCGGGGCCCTGCAGTCAGACGCGCTGGCTGCGGACGACGATGCGTTGAAGCGAGTCGTCCTCGAGGAACTCCGGTCGATCCTGGGCGTCGAGGGAAGGCCGGATTTCTGCGAAGTGGCTCGCTATCCGAGTGGCATTCCGCAGTTCGTCATCGGTCACCGGGCCCGCGTCGAGCGCATCGAGGCGAAGACGGGCGAACTTCGCGGGTTGTCGCTGGCAGGAAACGCCTATCATGGGGTCGGCATTCCGGACGCCATTCAGAGCGGCCTGTCTGCCGCGGAGAAGGCGTGGGCCGACGTGGCCGGCCGGGTGGCTGGCGACCGCGGTTCATCCGTGGGCGGCGACACGATTGCAACGCCACCGGCTCGCGGCGACGATCTCGCCGAGAGAACCCAACAATCAGCAGGATTGACGCTATGA
- the murA gene encoding UDP-N-acetylglucosamine 1-carboxyvinyltransferase, with the protein MDMLVIRGGQPLRGTVRTSGAKNAALPIMAACLLTDGPVRLSEVPKLADVDSLSQLLRLLGVDVEATGPQELSLRVIDRQHFTAPYDLVRKMRASICVLGPLVARRGRAKVSLPGGCNIGHRPIDLHLRGLEALGAQIRVEGGYVEASARRLRGATISLAGPCGSTVTGTANIMAAAVLASGVTTITSAALEPEIVDLAEFLNGLGAQITGQGTPEIRIEGVAALSGGKYSVIPDRIEAATLMIAAIATRGEVTITNIQPTHLESVIHLLREAGADIEIEQSGEETRVVAAGRRMLRPIEFSATPYPGVPTDLQAQLTALLTAAAGDSTVTDAVFPNRFMHVSELCRMGARIEHRGDGVVIRGRNRLSGASVMASDLRASAALAVAALAAEGQSVIRRVYHLDRGYERLDLKLQSLGGQVERILDSPDSIPGSDPTAFLKAA; encoded by the coding sequence ATGGACATGCTTGTCATTCGCGGCGGTCAGCCGCTTCGCGGGACCGTCCGCACCAGCGGGGCGAAGAACGCCGCGCTGCCGATCATGGCGGCGTGCCTGCTGACTGACGGACCGGTCCGGCTGAGTGAAGTTCCGAAGCTTGCGGATGTCGACTCGCTGAGCCAGTTGCTCCGGCTCCTCGGCGTCGACGTCGAGGCAACCGGTCCGCAGGAACTTTCTCTGCGCGTCATCGATCGCCAGCACTTCACGGCTCCCTACGATCTCGTCCGGAAGATGCGGGCCAGTATCTGCGTCCTCGGGCCACTCGTCGCGCGGCGCGGTCGGGCGAAAGTTTCGCTTCCCGGCGGCTGCAACATCGGGCATCGCCCGATCGATCTTCACCTTCGCGGGCTCGAAGCGCTGGGGGCGCAGATCCGGGTCGAAGGGGGTTATGTCGAGGCCAGTGCCCGTCGGTTGCGCGGGGCGACCATCTCTCTCGCGGGGCCGTGCGGCAGTACGGTCACCGGCACAGCCAATATCATGGCCGCCGCGGTGCTGGCCAGCGGCGTCACGACGATCACCAGCGCGGCTCTCGAACCGGAGATCGTCGACCTCGCCGAGTTCCTGAACGGGCTCGGGGCGCAGATTACAGGGCAAGGCACGCCGGAGATCCGCATCGAGGGAGTGGCCGCGCTGTCCGGCGGGAAATACTCCGTCATTCCCGACCGCATCGAGGCCGCGACGTTGATGATCGCGGCGATCGCGACGCGGGGCGAAGTGACGATCACGAACATCCAGCCGACTCACCTCGAGAGCGTCATCCATCTGCTGCGCGAGGCGGGCGCCGACATCGAGATCGAGCAATCCGGAGAGGAGACTCGCGTCGTGGCCGCAGGCCGACGCATGTTGCGACCGATCGAATTCTCGGCGACTCCCTATCCGGGCGTGCCGACTGACCTGCAGGCCCAGTTGACGGCCCTGCTGACGGCGGCCGCAGGAGACAGCACAGTGACGGATGCGGTGTTCCCGAACCGGTTCATGCACGTGTCGGAACTGTGCCGGATGGGCGCGCGGATCGAGCATCGCGGCGACGGCGTTGTCATCCGCGGGCGGAACCGGCTGAGCGGCGCGAGCGTCATGGCGTCCGATTTGCGGGCCAGTGCGGCGCTTGCGGTCGCCGCCCTGGCCGCCGAAGGCCAATCGGTGATCCGTCGCGTCTATCACCTCGATCGGGGCTATGAACGGCTGGACCTCAAGTTGCAGTCGCTGGGTGGGCAGGTCGAGCGCATTCTCGATTCGCCCGATTCGATCCCCGGCAGTGATCCGACGGCGTTCCTCAAGGCGGCGTGA
- a CDS encoding SDR family NAD(P)-dependent oxidoreductase has protein sequence MKLKGRNFLITGASKGIGRGCAIELAKEGANIAINYRSGKKEAEAAAGEIRKLGGKALLLQADVSKQADVEGMVKATVEEFGTLDGYVSNAAYSDRELMVKADMEGFRKTIDVSMWGAFYGVRAAAQAMIPQNRGVIIVVSSPHAVIPIPTAMAYNMAKAAIDHMARTAAIELAKHRIRVNVIHPGWIDTPGERKFFSEDQLSQGASNIPWQRLGQPEELGRLATFIASDDADYMTGSTVLMDGGISLPWWSKRDEGMQ, from the coding sequence ATGAAGTTGAAAGGCCGGAATTTCCTCATTACAGGGGCCTCGAAGGGGATCGGTCGCGGCTGCGCCATTGAACTGGCGAAGGAAGGGGCGAACATCGCGATCAACTATCGCTCGGGCAAGAAGGAGGCCGAGGCGGCCGCGGGCGAGATTCGCAAGCTGGGTGGGAAGGCCCTGCTGCTGCAGGCGGATGTTTCGAAACAGGCCGACGTCGAGGGAATGGTCAAGGCGACCGTCGAGGAGTTCGGAACTCTGGACGGCTATGTCTCGAACGCCGCGTACAGCGACCGCGAACTGATGGTGAAGGCCGACATGGAAGGCTTTCGCAAGACGATCGACGTCTCGATGTGGGGTGCCTTTTACGGCGTGCGTGCGGCAGCACAGGCGATGATTCCGCAGAACCGCGGAGTCATCATCGTGGTGAGCTCGCCGCATGCCGTGATCCCGATTCCGACCGCAATGGCCTACAACATGGCCAAGGCTGCAATCGACCACATGGCCCGTACGGCGGCGATCGAACTGGCGAAACATCGCATCCGTGTGAACGTGATTCATCCGGGCTGGATCGACACGCCAGGCGAGCGCAAGTTCTTCAGCGAAGACCAGTTGTCGCAGGGGGCGAGCAACATTCCGTGGCAGCGTCTGGGACAGCCGGAAGAGCTCGGGCGGCTCGCGACGTTCATCGCCAGTGACGACGCCGATTACATGACCGGCAGCACGGTTCTGATGGACGGCGGAATCTCCCTCCCCTGGTGGTCGAAGCGGGACGAAGGGATGCAGTAA